The window TCTCATCCTCTCATGTTATACAATCATAAAAAACAGAAAGGTTAGCTTCTCAGCTTACTTTTCTCACATAAAATCATAGTAATAACAATATCACGTAATTAAGCATCAATGACAAAATGCTTTCAGATAATCATCAATATAATACATCTTTCATACAACAAGCTTACAAACACAACATTGACTATTTAGGAAAATCAATCATAAAACATATCTTATTTGCTGATTTGCTGATTCTTGCTTTTGTCCAATGGGGGAAACAGTGTTTGGACTTTTGGAAAAACTTTCTTTAATCGTGTAGGtttggaaaagaaagaaaattgataaCCGTGAATAACAACCCTTAGCACATGCTTGGGAAAGAGAGCTGAAAAACTAAATTAGGTCAACTTTTTTTTTGCGCGTAAATAGTAGCTCATTGGCCTAATTATGTAAAAAGTGTGGAAAAGGTTCAAACAATTGTGTAAaactatatttatttatttagggtaTACGTGTGTCGACAACCATGTTTAACCTTATAAACTGCCCATCCACCATATTTCCCTTTCAATCCATCAACTTATTGGACAAATCTCCTTGTAATTAAAATGGATTTGACATGACACCTCCCATCTAAACGTTTATTTAAACAATCGAGACCAAATCCTAGTGTGtaaataaacatatttaaaGAATATGCGTGTAGGATTCAATTATAGGTGATGTCACACTATGGTTTCAAGACGAATCTTTCAATTTACTAAATAATATTGTCAACTCTAGTTACATATGCATCTCTCCCTCaaatttattttccattttgaaaTATTGAACCACTTAATACAAACTATATGCATATGGAAACAAACGGAAAAACAATTAGATGCATCCATATGTCAGGAGGCCTCTTGTTTTTAGCCATTCTTTGTAGCTGAAGTCTACTACTCCGATCCTCAGTTCTGCTGATTTTCTTAACACAATAGTGCAAAAATTGGTAGCCAAATTATGATGGATTCTTCAAAGTCTTCTTGGTCTTACGACGTGTTTCTAAGTTTTAGAGGTGAGGATACTCGGAAATCGTTTATGGGTCATTTGTATGAAGCTTTGGTGAGGGCTGGAATCAATGTCTTTAGAGACACCGAGGAGCTGAAGAGGGGGATGCAAATTTCTCAAGAACTTTGTGAAGCAATCAACGGATCAAGGTTTTTTGTTGTAGCTTTTTCCAAAAATTATGCATCTTCTAGTTGGTGTTTAGATGAGGTTGTTCAAATTATGAGTTGTATGGAAGGTGGCAAAGGGCAAATGGTTTGGCCACTGTTTTATCATATTGATCCTTCTGAAGTTAGGAAACAAACAGGCGTATTTGGAGAAGCATATATTGTACATAAAGAAAGATTCAAGGAAGACTTGAAAAAGGTAGAGAGATGGAGAGAAGCTCTAACTAAAGCTGCCAACTTATCAAGCTGGCATTTGTATGACAGGTAACAAATAATAACGTGGAATTCTATCTCAAAACCAACGAAAAATAATCTATCTTGTAAAGATTACAAGGTCTCTTGATTTTTCCAGTGTTATtctaattattcttttatttattatcattTTCTATATCTCACTATCTATATATATTGTGGTTTTTTATGTAGTTCGTGTGATGAGGCTACTCTTGTCAAAGAAATTGTTCATGAGATATCGACTAAGCTTAACAAGACGCTCTTAACAATTGCCAAGAATCCAGTTGGGATTAGTTCTCATATTGAGAAGCTAAACTCCGCATTAGATTTAGAGACCAATGATGTTCGAATGATTGGAATTTATGGCCTTGGTGGAATAGGCAAGACAACTGTTGCAAAAGCTGTTTATAATTGTATTGCATATCGGTTTGAAGGCTGTAGTTTTCTTCctaatataaaagaaaaatgcaaCTTCTCGAGGGATGATGAGCTAACTAAATTGCAAGAATCTCTTCTTCAAGACATCTTGTTGATTAAAATGCATAGGTCTATAAGTTTTTCCGACGAAGGAAGTAATGTGTTGAGGCATAGACTAAGAAACAAAAAGGTACTTATTGTTCTCGATGATGTGGATCTTCAGATCAGCAAGAAAAACTAGTAGGACATTTGAGTTGGTTTGGTTCGGGAAGTAGGATCATCATAACAACAAGAGATTTTCATCTTCTAAATAAACTCAACATTAAGTGGACCTACAAGGTTGATAAGTTAAATCATAGAGAAGCGCTTGAGCTATTTTGTTGGAATGCATTTAACAATCCTGTTCCTGATGTGAGTTTTGAAGAGCTTTCAAATGTTGCAGTAGAACAGGCAAATGGACTTCCTCTAGCCCTTGTTGTGGTGGGAGGTTCTCTTTGTAATTGTAGTAAACTTGAGTGGGAAAGCCAATTGAAGAAGTTGAAAAAGATTCCAAATCAAGATGTTCATAATAAACTTAAACTAAGTTTTGATAGACTTGGTGATCTTCAGAAGACAATTTTTCTAGATATTGCATGTTTCTTT is drawn from Cucumis melo cultivar AY chromosome 11, USDA_Cmelo_AY_1.0, whole genome shotgun sequence and contains these coding sequences:
- the LOC103498360 gene encoding LOW QUALITY PROTEIN: disease resistance protein RUN1 (The sequence of the model RefSeq protein was modified relative to this genomic sequence to represent the inferred CDS: deleted 2 bases in 1 codon) produces the protein MDSSKSSWSYDVFLSFRGEDTRKSFMGHLYEALVRAGINVFRDTEELKRGMQISQELCEAINGSRFFVVAFSKNYASSSWCLDEVVQIMSCMEGGKGQMVWPLFYHIDPSEVRKQTGVFGEAYIVHKERFKEDLKKVERWREALTKAANLSSWHLYDSSCDEATLVKEIVHEISTKLNKTLLTIAKNPVGISSHIEKLNSALDLETNDVRMIGIYGLGGIGKTTVAKAVYNCIAYRFEGCSFLPNIKEKCNFSRDDELTKLQESLLQDILLIKMHRSISFSDEGSNVLRHRLRNKKVLIVLDDVDLQISKKLVGHLSWFGSGSRIIITTRDFHLLNKLNIKWTYKVDKLNHREALELFCWNAFNNPVPDVSFEELSNVAVEQANGLPLALVVVGGSLCNCSKLEWESQLKKLKKIPNQDVHNKLKLSFDRLGDLQKTIFLDIACFFRGYPTEDVYSFIDACDFYTRSEIEVLIKKCLIYIEYNRFQMHDLIQLMGKEIVRQESPSDLGRRSRLWYHQDVQVLQEDEATENVEGIVLELPKAEEVVWLDAKSFSKMTKLRLLIIRNNVNVIGTPRCFSNYLRWFECHRSSSSLVLYTFNPKNLVVLVISRYPIMHLVANLKVM